Genomic window (Mustela erminea isolate mMusErm1 chromosome X, mMusErm1.Pri, whole genome shotgun sequence):
ACTTGGTGATATTTATTCAGATTCTATTTCAAGGTGGTTTTTCGTCTAAGAGACGGGCTAACGGAGCCGTTTCAAActtgtaaaagaaatgaaagtcgtACGGTCTCCAAAAGTTTTCATGCCCTAGAAGGTTGTGCCGACTTTAGGATCCCAGCCGCGGGACACCGACCGCATAACAccatctttcccttccctttttcccaCCCTTTCGCCCTCCGGAAAGGGCCGAACGTTCCCAGAGCTTCCCAGTCTCACTCCGCCCCCCGCGgaaggagccgaaggcagcgccgGGCGCCGAAACGCGGCCGCCTAGAGCTCGGGCCGTTCCGGAAAGAGCCGAACTGCGCTCGGAGGAGGAGGGCGCCTCCGGCTTCCGCGCTGCGCCCCCGCGCTGTGCCCTCTGTCGGCGGCGTGGGGCAGCTGTAGCAGCGGTGGCGGCAGCCGCGTCGACGTCGACCAAGACTGGAGCGACGTTTAAAGAAGGAGCCGAATCGCCGCGGAGTCCGGCTTCTGGTCGTTGGAGGGCTCCCACCCGTCCGCGCGGCCCGACGAGGAGAAGCGGCGGCGCCGGGAAGCAGGTGAGGACCCGGCCCGGGGCCGGGAGCGGCGAGGGAGCGCGCCCGCTGCCTCCGTCGCTGGGCCGCGCCTGCGTTTGCATTCTCCTCACTTGAACCAGGAAGCCGCGGAGTCGGAGGCTCCGCTGCTCCGGCCCTTTCTTTGTGTGGGCCCGGGAGCGAAGGAGGGGACGAGCCCGAGGGCCGCGGCGCGGTCCCCTCCGCCGTCAGGGACCGAGGGGCTGCCGGTGCCCTGGGTAGGCCCGGCGCATGGGGAGCCCACCGCGGGGACCCACTTGGCTTTTTCCTCGCCTTCCGCCTGCCTTTTTGtgcctccttttctcctcctagCCCCTACTTTGATTTAGAGCTTTTCTGCCCGGCCCATCCTCCCCTTGCGTCCCCTTCTCTGGGCACAACAATGCCGCCTGCTTGGCCTCATCCCCTCCCAACACCCCACCCTCCCGTTCGCCACCTTCTACTTTCCCCGGCTCGTCGGCGGACCCCCGCCCTGGCGGTGCGTTCCTACCTCCATCTGGATTTGCAGGAAGCTGCCTTTTCGTGTGAattggggtgaaaaaaaaaaaaaagaaaaaaaaacacctcggTTGCAGCCGGCTGGGTGCAAATGAGGAAGAGGGGGGTGGAGTAAGGAAGATGGGGTTCAGCTGCCGCAGGGAGCCGCGTGTCGGTTGGCTTTACTCGCTCGCGGATGGCGTTTCTCTCTTTTCCACCTTCACCTGCCTTCCGTCAAGGGTTTGTCTCCCAGCGCTGCGGAATGGCTTTTCCGGAGGCAGGTCGCAGATCTCGGGGTGGGTTCAGAGCGATCTGTGCGGTTCCTGGGCCCACCCTGACGGGGAAAAGCTGGAGGAAatctaaacaaaatgaaaccaattCCCAGTGTCACCTGGACCCGTACGTTTGATGCATTGCCTCCTTCCAAGAGCGCATTTGCAAACGACAAAAATTGTATTCGGAAAACCTGTCTACCTACTTAAAAGCGACTTCTGTCGAAATCCCCGTCTTTCGGAAGCCTTGGTGGCTGGCTCGCTGTCCAAAGGTCACCCTTGCCGATGAGTGCCTTTAGGGTAACCTGGAATTCCTTGGTACTGTTAAACGAGCAATGCCTTATAACAAATGATCTTTCAAATCCTCATTTCTAGACTTTTtgcttactttttgtttttaagctgcaGTTTTGAAAATTTCGAAGATGCTTGAGACGCCCCGCCTTCCACGTGTATATAACTTAAGCACTGTGACGACAGTGCTACTATTTTGGTAACATTAAAGGGAAAGAATATTAGCAATAAAAGTGTTTCTCTACCTAAAGTACTTATCAgccaattgtgtgtgtgtgtgcgtgtgtatagaTATTCTATAGaagttaaatacataaaaattaaatatataatatatgtatgtattttaagctACTAGGCACCCTTGTTACTGCAAATGTATTCTGTGACGtgcaaaaaaagaatgttttggaGTGGTACACAGCATTGCTCTTTactgacccccacccccttttctaGAGTGAGGAACTGCTCTGCCTCATTaagtttatgttttcattttcactaacACATCTGGtataaaaaaagttttcatacCAGTATGTGTGATTCTTTACATAATTCTTTACCAACAAATTGAAATGTTTCGTGTTTTCATGCAAATAAGCATTAAGAAATGGTGACCtttcctttgtcttatttttttcacagtaCCATCTGTTGACTTCGCTTGGCACTCTAACATTTCACCTCTGGAGATTGTTAAGAGTagagaggtgaggggaaggggcaaggAGATGATGAAAGGGGAGAGGGCAAAAAAGGTGTTTCATAGTTTATCTAGGTGAGGCACCCCGAtttaaataagaacagaaaactgaccaGCAGTCTGGAGGTAATAATTGTCAGTGTTTATAAACAGTTTGGTCATTGGCTGTAGGGAGTAACTTTGTGATGTGTTCTTAGGATCAGTTAAAATTTAGGAAGAGTATAGGATGGCTGTTGCACACAGTAAGCTTTTCTGACACTTAAATCATTCGTTTACAGGTGAAATAACTTCTGTGTGTTCACGATGAAGgctttttccctaaatttttaaGATCGTTAAAAATGAACCCTTGAGTCTTCTTGGGGACAGAACCCAAAAGTGGAACTAAGAAAATTAATTCTAATCTTAAAAAATTGCTTAGTGGTGACACATGTATCTGAGATTCAGAGGAAAAGATTACCGCTCAGATCTGTAGATCAATTAAAAACTCACTTGTCTCTTCTCAGGGGGAAGTCATGAGATATGACACATGGTACAAAAGCCAGCCTGTATGAACAGTTTATATGCAAGCCAGAAATTTATGCCAAACTTCAGTTAAAATTTGAATACACCTTCGAATGGTGCTGCAGCTTACATTCTGAAATGATAAAgtacttcttgtttttcttttctaatcttctcctaccccttcctcctccctttctcttatAGGCATGGAGAGTAGAAAACTGATTTCTGCTACAGACATTCAATATTCTGGCAGTCTGCTGAACTCCCTGAATGAGCAGCGTGGCCATGGACTCTTCTGTGACGTTACCGTTATCGTGGAGGACCGAAAATTCCGGGCCCACAGGAATATTCTTTCAGCTTCTAGTACTTACTTCCATCAGCTCTTCTCAGTTGCCGGGCAAGTTGTTGAACTGAGCTTTATAAGAGCAGAGATCTTTGCCGAAATTCTCAATTATATCTATAGTTCTAAAATTGTTCGTGTTAGATCGGATTTACTTGATGAGTTGATTAAATCAGGGCAGCTGTTAGGGGTTAAGTTTATAGCAGAACTTGGTGTCCCATTGTCACAGGTTAAAAGCATCTCAGGTACTTCTCAGGACGGTAATGCAGAAACCGTACCTCCTGGTTCTGGTGACAAGAACCTTGAAATACAAAAGTCAAAAGATGAAGCCCAAGATAACGGGGCCACTATAATGCCTATTATAACCGAGTCTTTTTCCTTATCTGCTGAAGATTACGAGACAAAAAAGATCATTGTTACCGATTcagatgatgatgacgatgatgtcATTTTCTGCTCTGAGATTCTGCCTGCAAAGGAGACTTTGCCGAGTACCAATGCAGTGGCTCAGGTCCAGCCTAACCCAGGTTCCGTTGCCATTTCAGATGTTGCACCTGGTGCTAGTAATAACTCTCCCCCTTTACCAAATCTCACACCTACTCAGAAACTTCCTACATCTGTGAATCAGGCAACTCTGAGCCAGACGCAAGGAAGTGAAAAATTGCTGGTATCTTCAGCCCCGACACATCTGACTCCCAACATTATTTTGCTAAATCAGACACCACTTACTACACCACCAAATGTCACTTCATCACTTCCAAATCATATGTCTCCTTCAATCAATTTGCTTGTGCAGAATCAGCAGACACCAAACAGTGCTGTTATAACAGGAAACAAGGCcaatgaagaggaggaggaggaaattatAGACGATGATGATGACACTATTAGCTCCAGTCCAGATTCGGCGGTCAGTAATACATCTTTGGTCCCCCAGGCTGAGATCCCCCAGAATGCCACTTTTGATGGATCGTTGGTACAGAAGATGCAGATTCCTACACTTCTGCAAGAGCCACtttccaattctttaaaaatttcagatatAATTACTAGAAACACTAATGATACAGGTTTAGGATCAAAGCATCTAATGGAGGGTCAGAAGATCATTACCTTAGACACAGCTACTGAGATTGAAGGCTTGTCGACGGGTTGCAAGGTTTATGCAAATATCGGAGAAGATACTTATGACATAGTGATCCCCGTCAAAGATGACCCTGACGAAGGGGAGGCCAGACTTGAGAATGAGATACCAAAAACATCTAGCGGTGAGACGCCCAACAAACGTATGAAAGTAAAACATGATGATCACTATGAGTTAATAGTAGATGGGAGGGTCTATTATATCTGTATTGTGTGCAAAAGGTCCTATGTCTGTCTGACAAGCTTGCGGAGACATTTTAAC
Coding sequences:
- the ZBTB33 gene encoding transcriptional regulator Kaiso, which codes for MESRKLISATDIQYSGSLLNSLNEQRGHGLFCDVTVIVEDRKFRAHRNILSASSTYFHQLFSVAGQVVELSFIRAEIFAEILNYIYSSKIVRVRSDLLDELIKSGQLLGVKFIAELGVPLSQVKSISGTSQDGNAETVPPGSGDKNLEIQKSKDEAQDNGATIMPIITESFSLSAEDYETKKIIVTDSDDDDDDVIFCSEILPAKETLPSTNAVAQVQPNPGSVAISDVAPGASNNSPPLPNLTPTQKLPTSVNQATLSQTQGSEKLLVSSAPTHLTPNIILLNQTPLTTPPNVTSSLPNHMSPSINLLVQNQQTPNSAVITGNKANEEEEEEIIDDDDDTISSSPDSAVSNTSLVPQAEIPQNATFDGSLVQKMQIPTLLQEPLSNSLKISDIITRNTNDTGLGSKHLMEGQKIITLDTATEIEGLSTGCKVYANIGEDTYDIVIPVKDDPDEGEARLENEIPKTSSGETPNKRMKVKHDDHYELIVDGRVYYICIVCKRSYVCLTSLRRHFNIHSWEKKYPCRYCEKVFPLAEYRTKHEIHHTGERRYQCLACGKSFINYQFMSSHIKSVHSQDPSGDSKLYRLHPCRSLQIRQYAYLSDRSGTMPVMKDDAVGYKVDAGKDPAAGTASTPQNKPMTWEDIFIQQENDSIFKQNVTDGSTEFEFIIPESY